Proteins encoded in a region of the Triticum dicoccoides isolate Atlit2015 ecotype Zavitan chromosome 3A, WEW_v2.0, whole genome shotgun sequence genome:
- the LOC119267025 gene encoding protein trichome birefringence-like 14 isoform X2, with translation MRLRSINGLRCKQLKLVLLAFFIMFILWKWEEGTYYNTEDIHPDSLVVSHPDQHTSSDEDFPSVDSLPQPVVKVGKQVTGAPPPVPLVGVPAIVGGEQGASPSKLKECNHRNGRWVPDKRRPLYSGFGCKQWLSESWSCRLTQRTDFDYEQFRWQPEACDMPEFEASQFLMRMQGKTIAYVGDSLGRQMFQSMMCMATAGEERADVEDVGAEYGFVLAPGAKRPDGWAYRFPSTNTTILYHWSSTLCDLEPLNPSDPATSYAMHLDRPPAFVRDNLHRIHVLVLNTGHHWNRGKLRANKWEMYVGGSPNRNKNIAAIWKAKNFTIHSVVKWLDAQLPRHPHLKAFYRSISPRHFFNGDWDTGGRCDSTSPLAKGSGISLNRSEDTDAEGAVMGTRVRLLDVTALSRLRDEGHISRYSIKATQGIQDCLHWCLPGVPDTWNEILTAQLL, from the exons ATGAGATTGAGGAGCATAAATGGACTGCGGTGCAAGCAGCTTAAGCTCGTCCTTCTTGCTTTCTTCATAATGTTTATTCTCTGGAAATGGGAGGAAGGAACATACTACAATACTGAAGATATCCACCCAGATTCATTGGTTGTGTCTCATCCAG ATCAGCATACATCTTCAGATGAAGACTTCCCAAGTGTAGATTCATTGCCACAGCCAGTAGTTAAAGTAGGAAAGCAAGTTACCGGTGCACCACCACCAGTGCCACTTGTCGGTGTTCCTGCTATTGTGGGAGGTGAACAGGGGGCATCGCCTTCTAAGTTGAAAG AATGTAACCACAGAAATGGAAGATGGGTTCCTGACAAGCGCAGACCACTCTACTCTGGTTTTGGCTGTAAACAGTGGCTTTCTGAGAGCTGGTCCTGCAGATTGACTCAGCGCACTGATTTTGATTACGAACAATTTAGATGGCAACCTGAAGCTTGTGATATGCCAGAGTTTGAGGCCTCTCAGTTCTTGATGAG AATGCAGGGCAAAACCATTGCTTATGTGGGCGATTCTTTAGGGAGGCAGATGTTTCAGTCCATGATGTGTATGGCTACTGCCGGAGAAGAGCGGGCAGACGTGGAAGATGTCGGTGCGGAGTACGGGTTTGTCTTAGCACCAGGCGCAAAAAGACCAGATGGCTGGGCTTACCGGTTCCCGAGCACCAACACGACCATTCTATACCATTGGTCGTCGACGCTATGTGATCTGGAGCCTCTGAATCCATCAGATCCAGCCACCAGCTACGCCATGCACCTCGACCGCCCACCTGCTTTCGTGCGGGACAACCTCCACAGGATCCACGTTCTGGTCCTCAACACCGGCCACCACTGGAACCGGGGCAAGCTAAGGGCAAACAAGTGGGAGATGTACGTCGGCGGATCCCCGAACCGCAACAAGAACATCGCCGCCATCTGGAAGGCCAAGAACTTCACCATCCACAGCGTCGTCAAGTGGCTGGACGCGCAGCTCCCCCGCCACCCCCACCTGAAGGCCTTCTACCGATCCATCTCGCCCCGGCATTTCTTCAACGGGGACTGGGACACCGGCGGCCGCTGCGACAGCACGAGCCCTCTGGCCAAGGGCAGCGGCATCTCCCTGAACCGCTCCGAGGACACCGATGCCGAGGGCGCGGTGATGGGAACCAGGGTCAGGCTGCTGGATGTCACCGCTCTTTCGCGCCTGAGGGACGAAGGGCACATATCACGGTACAGCATCAAGGCCACACAGGGGATCCAGGACTGCCTGCACTGGTGCCTCCCTGGAGTGCCCGACACGTGGAACGAGATCCTCACGGCGCAGTTGTTATAG
- the LOC119267025 gene encoding protein trichome birefringence-like 14 isoform X1, producing MRLRSINGLRCKQLKLVLLAFFIMFILWKWEEGTYYNTEDIHPDSLVVSHPANSKFVDQHTSSDEDFPSVDSLPQPVVKVGKQVTGAPPPVPLVGVPAIVGGEQGASPSKLKECNHRNGRWVPDKRRPLYSGFGCKQWLSESWSCRLTQRTDFDYEQFRWQPEACDMPEFEASQFLMRMQGKTIAYVGDSLGRQMFQSMMCMATAGEERADVEDVGAEYGFVLAPGAKRPDGWAYRFPSTNTTILYHWSSTLCDLEPLNPSDPATSYAMHLDRPPAFVRDNLHRIHVLVLNTGHHWNRGKLRANKWEMYVGGSPNRNKNIAAIWKAKNFTIHSVVKWLDAQLPRHPHLKAFYRSISPRHFFNGDWDTGGRCDSTSPLAKGSGISLNRSEDTDAEGAVMGTRVRLLDVTALSRLRDEGHISRYSIKATQGIQDCLHWCLPGVPDTWNEILTAQLL from the exons ATGAGATTGAGGAGCATAAATGGACTGCGGTGCAAGCAGCTTAAGCTCGTCCTTCTTGCTTTCTTCATAATGTTTATTCTCTGGAAATGGGAGGAAGGAACATACTACAATACTGAAGATATCCACCCAGATTCATTGGTTGTGTCTCATCCAG CTAACTCAAAGTTTGTAGATCAGCATACATCTTCAGATGAAGACTTCCCAAGTGTAGATTCATTGCCACAGCCAGTAGTTAAAGTAGGAAAGCAAGTTACCGGTGCACCACCACCAGTGCCACTTGTCGGTGTTCCTGCTATTGTGGGAGGTGAACAGGGGGCATCGCCTTCTAAGTTGAAAG AATGTAACCACAGAAATGGAAGATGGGTTCCTGACAAGCGCAGACCACTCTACTCTGGTTTTGGCTGTAAACAGTGGCTTTCTGAGAGCTGGTCCTGCAGATTGACTCAGCGCACTGATTTTGATTACGAACAATTTAGATGGCAACCTGAAGCTTGTGATATGCCAGAGTTTGAGGCCTCTCAGTTCTTGATGAG AATGCAGGGCAAAACCATTGCTTATGTGGGCGATTCTTTAGGGAGGCAGATGTTTCAGTCCATGATGTGTATGGCTACTGCCGGAGAAGAGCGGGCAGACGTGGAAGATGTCGGTGCGGAGTACGGGTTTGTCTTAGCACCAGGCGCAAAAAGACCAGATGGCTGGGCTTACCGGTTCCCGAGCACCAACACGACCATTCTATACCATTGGTCGTCGACGCTATGTGATCTGGAGCCTCTGAATCCATCAGATCCAGCCACCAGCTACGCCATGCACCTCGACCGCCCACCTGCTTTCGTGCGGGACAACCTCCACAGGATCCACGTTCTGGTCCTCAACACCGGCCACCACTGGAACCGGGGCAAGCTAAGGGCAAACAAGTGGGAGATGTACGTCGGCGGATCCCCGAACCGCAACAAGAACATCGCCGCCATCTGGAAGGCCAAGAACTTCACCATCCACAGCGTCGTCAAGTGGCTGGACGCGCAGCTCCCCCGCCACCCCCACCTGAAGGCCTTCTACCGATCCATCTCGCCCCGGCATTTCTTCAACGGGGACTGGGACACCGGCGGCCGCTGCGACAGCACGAGCCCTCTGGCCAAGGGCAGCGGCATCTCCCTGAACCGCTCCGAGGACACCGATGCCGAGGGCGCGGTGATGGGAACCAGGGTCAGGCTGCTGGATGTCACCGCTCTTTCGCGCCTGAGGGACGAAGGGCACATATCACGGTACAGCATCAAGGCCACACAGGGGATCCAGGACTGCCTGCACTGGTGCCTCCCTGGAGTGCCCGACACGTGGAACGAGATCCTCACGGCGCAGTTGTTATAG